The following DNA comes from Oncorhynchus clarkii lewisi isolate Uvic-CL-2024 chromosome 22, UVic_Ocla_1.0, whole genome shotgun sequence.
caaatacacaaacacaacacagtagATTACATGTTGTACGGAAAAGTACACAAGTCACACATTTACATATTCACATATTATTCAAAACATGCAGGGCTCTGTCATAAGGACACTTATATCCCTCTACCAATTAAAGGTGTTACacacaacacatctaatacattgtgaactttttaaaatgtattcataCAGGGTGGGTcaccattgagaccaaggtctcatTTATAAGGAAGCCTTGTGAACATGAACATACAATATATACAAGATTAATCAAAGCAAACTCTTAATCTGGtgccaggtagcctagctgtttaaatgttgggccagtaagagagaggtcagtgtttcaaatcccagagccgactaggtgaaaaatctggcGAAGTgcgcttgagcaaggcacttaaccctaattgttcttgtaagttgctctggataagatccactactaaatgacagacaaaaaatacatatttcaccTCTGAATGATTCTTAGAGAGCATATTACATCAGCAAAACTCAACCTGTGCTCTGTGACTGATGTCATTGGGactatactgtctctactgtgtaaCTCCTTAATGATGTTAGTTTGACTTGGTTAAGTTTCTGACAACAGAGGGTCCTGTTATCACCTGTATGCAAGGTTCTGGAACAATGAGGTCCAAAACTCCAAGGAATTCTACTAATTAAAGGTGTTGGCGACACACAAATTCCTCCAGGGCCCTAATAAGGCCCCAATACAGCATAAACATTCAAACCTGTAGTGAACCTAAGTACAGCTCTATTGTCTTTTGTGTGAGTACAACTTCCATTAGGCCTCAGCCTCAGTTACAACCCTCACCCCTAAACTAGTCTTCCCTGCACAGGTTAAGAACCCCACCTCTGAATTGAGACTCTGTCACAGGTGGGATCTGAACTGTGGTATCCTGAGTGGAAAACCAACATCTTAACCAATAGTCCAAGAGAAAAGCCCTTCCTGGACTGAGTGTGACACTGATTTTAAAGTACCAGTCAGGGCTACCTCATCATGAGAGCATGAGTCTAACTCACCTCTGCTACACATTTTCCAtctaagtcatttagcagataggGGGGTGGCATTAATCAAGAGACTCATTAAGAGGTAGGTTTTCAGACTTAACCTCCCCCTAACCTCACTCAAGTCTCAATCCTACACCCTTTCTATAGTGTTTTTGAAAGATAACAAGACATTTTCACAAGTACAGAACTGAAATTAAATGTTTTATACATGGCCTCTCTGAGTTGGCACATCCTGATTTCATGGGgcatgatccaggatcaacacataTATAATATGATCCAGGGTCAATATAGACATATCTAACATGCCAAAAGACAggtgtgacctctgacctggcagcagtgatgtagtgagagtagtggtagtgagagtagttgTAGTGTTCATGACCAATATGTTGAGGTTgaagtgtctgctgctctgcTGTGTGTCCATCGTTCAGCCAGGTGATAACAGGAAGAGGGATGTCACAGGTTAGAGACACAGGGTTGTTCACCACCACAATCACATGTTCTGGGACCTGGTTCTGACCACAGATAATGGGGAAACTggagggacaaaacacacatactgtgtattaaaacacacacacacacacacacacacacacacacacacacacacacacacacacacacacacacacacacacacacacacacacacacacacacacacacacacacacacacacatgttgtaGTATTCTGAGGTTGTTGTTTACATATACCTCCAGGCTCTTCTCCTTGGCTGCGTTGCTGACGTCTGTGTAGATGGCTGTGTTAACTTCTTTAGAGCACGTACGTGATGCAGCCCGGGGTGGTGCTGCATCACTGACCCTGGATTGTGGCTAATAGTGTAGAGTTGCCTAGAGGTTAGCGATTATTCCCTTAAAGGGAAATTACACTCAAAAACTatctttagtttttttttttactagtccactgttgatacagtcccaacatGATTTGAGTGTCTCATGTCAACTTTTCAAGATATTTGACTTTCAAGAATCAAAGTCTCACCGACCACATCATCATACAGTTTGATGATTCCTTTTGCATCATACAATATTTTGCCGTTTAGGCCTgacttgcagtcggcgttccaattcatcccaaaggttttcgatgtggtcgaggtcagggctctgtgcaggccagtcagatTCTTTCACACCTATCTCGACAAACCTATTGTTgaatggacctcactttgtgcacaggagcATTTTCATGCTCTTACAGGAAATGGCTTTCCCAAAACTGTTGAAACAAATTCTAGAATGTAATTtaatgctgtagtgttaagatttcccttcactggatctaAGGGGTCATgctcaaaccatgaaaaacagccccagataattttccttcctccaccaaactataCAGatgccactatgcattggggcaggaagCATTCTCATGGCATCCGCCAGGTTTCCTTcaaacgtgacgcttggcattcagagcaagagttcaatcttggtatcatcagaccagagaatcttgtttctcatggtctaagagtacttaaggtgccttttggcaaactccaaagcTGTCATGtgccaaatccagatttgtcACTCCAGAGAATTCATTTTTCACTGCTCCAAAGTTCAATGGTGGCATGTTTTACACCACACGAGCCAAAAGtaggcattgtgcatggtgattttAAGCCTGTGTGGTGCTGCACGGCAATGCAAAccctttcatgaagctcctgacgaacagttattttgctgacaTTGCTGCCAGAGGCAgtctggaactcggtagtgagtgttgcagccgAGGACAGAGGATTCCTGCCTTCCCagttctgtgagattgtgtgtcctaccacttcgtggctgtgacattgttgctcctagatgtttccattgAACAATAACAGGACTTACAGTTGAACGGGGTAGCTCTCGCAGGGCATACATTTGACGAActgtcttgttggaaaggtggcatcctatgacggtgccacgttgaaagtcacttctCTCTTCAGTaagcccattctactgccaatgtttgtctatggagattgcatggctgtgtgatcGAGTTCACACCcgttgtcagcaacgggtgtggctgaaatagccagatccactaatttgaaggggtgtccctATACTTTTGTATGTCTTTGACccacatatatatatttgtattcccaatcatgtgaaatccataggcctaatgaattagtttcaattgactgatttccatatgACTGTAACTctgtatgtcacgccctgaccatagagagctgtttattctctgttggttggggcgtgatagtgttACGATTCTTCAaagtcgaacccagaagcagaccaggacaaggagagtaggaaaaaggtgagtatttatttacaagtgaatgggtagatatatccaggtggtgtagcGAGTAGCGGtgatgagttgatgggagtaaataggtggatccaatggggaagcggaatcttctgacgaccaggcgggaatggggtaaatgatccgggtgagtaatgttcatggctaacgatccggcagggaatggatgtcaggtccgggcttatgaagaggagagatgatgatcaggaccaggtgtgcagatagctgatgggatacaggtgcggataatcagaaaccccaactggctacattgcccggcaaccagacagggtgcgttccaggacgccggaaaaactctccaggacagaacataggcaaaaaacagactcaggaaacggaattcgtgacagtaccccccctccgacGAACGCCACCGGGCGGACTACCCGGAGCGCCAGGGTGGAGGCGGTAAAAGTCACGAAGCAGGTCATCGTCAAGGATCTGACGCCGAGGaatccaactcctctcctcaggaccataTCCTTCCCAATCCACTAAATACTGGAACCCTCGACCCCGCCGTCTGGAGTCCATGATGCGGCGCACCGTGTAGACAGGACCACCTCCGATCatccgaggaggaggaggacgaggaggagggggcaaCAGAGGACTGAGGTGAACCGGCTTGAGGCAGGAGACATGAAAGGTGGGGTGTACTCGAAGCGTTGCCGGCAATTTTAGTCGGACCACAGCAGGGTTAATGATTCTCTCCACcacgaacggaccaatgaactttGGTGACAGTTTCCTCGACTCAGTCCGTAGAGGAAGATCCCGTGTAGCCAACCACACCTTATCTCCGATGGTATAAGCGGGAGCAGGAATACGGCGACGATTCGCCTGGATCTGATACCGGTCAGAAACTCTAAGGAGAACCTTCCTGGCCCGATGCCAGGTCCGGTGGCAACGACGAATGTGGGCCTGGACAGAAGGGACCGAAAGATCCCTCTCCTGAGAAGGAAACAAGGGAGGTTGGTATCCGTACAGGCATTGGAAGGGGGACATCCCAGTGGCAGATGAAGGAAGGGTATTATGGGCATACTCGACCCAGGGTAATTGAGATGACCAAGAGGTGGGATCAGaggagacaagacaacgcagCGTGGACTCCATCTTCTGGTTGGCTCTCTCCGCCTGACCATTAGATTGGGGGTGAAATCCAGATGTGAGACTGACTGTAGCTCCAATGGCCAAACAGAAGGATTTCCAGACAGCAGAGGTAAACTGAGGACCACGGTCAGAAACAATGTCACAGAGCAACCCGTGGACCCTGAACACCTCCCTAACCAGTATCTCGGACGTCTCAGTGGCAGAAGGCAGCTTGGAGAGGGgaacaaagtgggcaaacttgctGAATCTATCCACAATGGTCAGAATAACCGTGTTACCAACAGAAGAGGGCAACCCTGTGACAAAATCCAGGGCCAGATGCGACCAAGGTCGTCGGGGAATAGGTAGGGGGTGAAGAAGCCCAGAGCTGGCCCGATTGGTACTCTTATTCTGCGCACAAACAGGACAAGCGGCAACAAACCTCTGGGTATCTTCTCCCATGGCAGGCCACCAAAATCGTCTGCGCAGTAGCGCCATAGTCCGAGCAACACCAGGGTGACAAGCTATCTTGCTGGCGTGGGACCACTGAAGGACAGCAGAACGAACCGACTCAGGCACGAACAACCGACCGGGTGGACCGTTACCGGGCCCGGGCTGTGTCCGAAGAGCCgccatcacctcctcctcaatcCTCCATGTAACGGCTCCCACGACAACGTTCTGGGGAAGAATCGTCTCAGTCTTGGCCTCACTCTCCTCCGTCTTGGAGAACATCCGGGACAGGGCGTCCGCCTTCCCGTTCTTCGACCCAGGTCGGAACGTCAGGGAAAAATTGAAGCGTCCAAAAAACAAAGCCCACCGGGCCTGACGAGAGTTGAGACGTTTAGCCGATTGCACGTAAGCCAGATTCTTGTGGTCAGTCCAGACCACAAACGGTTGCTCCGCTCCCTCCAACCAGTGACGCCACTCCTCCAAGGCAAGCTTCACAGCGAGAAGCTCCCGGTTACCCACATCGTAGTTTCTTTCAGCTGGAGAAAGACGACAAGAGTAGAAGGCGCAGGGATGGAGTTTACCGTCAGTGGAGCtacgctgggacaggatggcgcCCACCCCCACAtcagacgcatccacctccacaacGAACTGACGGGAAGTGTCAGGTTGAGAGAGAATCGGGGCGTTGGTGAATCGGCTATTCAAATCTAGAAATGCTCGGTCTGCCTCAGGAGACCAACAGAATTTTCTGGTGCAAGACGTCAGTACAGTTAAAGGGGCGGCCACCCGGCTGTAATCACGGATAAACCTCCGATAAAAATTTGCAAACCCCAGGAATCTCTGGAGCTGCAATCTCGAACCGGGCTGGACCCAATCCCGAACCGCCCGAACCTTCTCTTGGTCCATCTTGAGCTCTCCCCTGGAGATGATGTAACCGAGGAAGGATGCCGTGTGGGCGTGAAAatcacacttctcagccttcacgaaCAGACGGTTCTCCAATAACCGCTGCAGGACCTGCTTGACATGCTGAACGTGGCTAGAAAGCTCCTTCGAGAAGATGAGGATATCATCCaggtaaacaaacacaaaaataCCAATCATATCTCTCAGAACGTCATTCACCATACTTTGGAACACAGCAGGAGCGTTGGTCAGTCCAAACGGCATCACCTGGTACTCGAAATGTCCCATCGGAGTATTGAACCCAGTCAaccactcgtctccctccttgATCCGAACCAAATGATAAGCATTACGTAAATCAAGCTTCGTAAAAACCGTAGCACCCTGTAAAGAATCGAAAGCCGAGCTCATCAAGGGCAGGGGATACTTGTTCTTGACCGTAATATCATTCAAACcccgataatcaatacacggtcGAAGAGAGCCATCCTTCTTGCtcacaaaaaaaaatcctgctCCCAGAGGTGATGACGAGGGCCGAATGAGACCTGCAGCTAGAGACTCCTTGATGTAGGTCTCCAAGGCCTCACGTTCAGGTCGAGAGATACTGTATAACCGTCCCATGGGTAAGGAGGCTCCAGGAAACAGATTAATCGCACAGTCATAAGGTCggtggggaggaagggactgagcctTCTGTTTACTGAATACTTCACCCAACTCGTGATATGTTTCTGGAACCAGGGACAAATCAGGAGGAACAGAGTCACTGACCTGACTGGAAATGGCAGGAGAACAGGCAGTCCTAAGACAGTTAGCATGACAATCAATGCTCCAACTAGTTACCTTACCCGTCACCCAATCAAACGAGGGATTGTGTTCCTTCAGCCAGGGGTAACCAATAACCAGAGGAACATGGGGTGAGGACAGAATGAAGAAGGAGATCAACTCTGAATGATTCCCTGACAACAACATCTTAACCGGTTCAGTCCTCATAGTGATCCGTGCCAGACTACTGCCGTTCAGAGTGGTTGCTTCAATGGCTTCCGGCAATTGCTCCTTAGAAAGCCCCAGCTGTTCCACCAAGTCGGCATCAATAAAGCTGCCATCGGCACCTGAATCGATAAAAGCGTTAATCTCTAAGCTCTGATCCTTATTCATAAGGGTCGCAGGAAAACGGGGTCTGACAGGATTCTGGAGAGGTTGAATCTGGCTCGCTAAAATTCCTCCCAAAACTAGCGAGCCGGGCAGTTTAACGAGCGCTGTGGACAAGTGGAGATATAATGTCCTGAGCTACCACAGTAGAAACAGCTGTTGGTCTCACGTCTACGTTGGCGCTCCTCCTTAGTTAGCCCGTGTCGCCCCACTTGCATTGGTTCAGGATCTGGTGGCAAGACCCCTCCACTAATCCCGTGTGGGGAATAACGATCAATACGTTCTGGTTTACTTCCTGAACCGAATGGTAACCGAGTTGCTGATTGATTGGATGGGCCCCactgcttctccctccttctctctcggaCTCTATTATCTACCCGAATAGATAAAGTGACCAAGCTGTCTAGATCACTAGGCTCTGGATAGGATATCAGCTCGTCCTTGAGTTGCTCCGACAACCCCTGGTAAAAAGCCGCTTGTAGTGACTCCTCATTCCAACCACTCTCCACAGACAATGTCCTGAACTCGATCATAAAGTCTGCCACACTGCGAGCTCCTTGGCGAATAGTGAACAAACGTTTAGCTGCGTCCTTACCTCGGACTGGATGATCAAAAAGCCTTCTCAGCTCTCCCGTGAATTCCTGGTATGAAGACATGCAGGTCCCCTGTCGTTCCCAAATGGCTGAAGCCCATTCCAGAGCTCTTCCACGCAGCAGTTCAATAACAAAGGCTATCCTAGCCTTGTCAGTGGCGTAAGAATGGAGCTGCAGATCAAACACTAACCCACACTGCATAAGAAACGAACGGCATCTTCCCAAATCCCCTTCATATTTATCAGGCGTCGGTACCTTGGGTTCACGGAAGGAAAATGCATCAGGCACGGCAGGTAAGATGGGTGAAATAGGTGGTGAATGAATCACCAGCAAACTgagctgatcctggatctgtgTCAAGCTAGCAGATAATTTCTGGATTGCAACCGCTATCTCCTGTAGCTCCGTCTTGTGTTGTCCCAATGTCCTCCCCTGCTGGGTAATGGCATGGCAAACGGAATCCAGGTCCGCTGGGTTCATTCTTGGCCGGATCGTTCTGTCACGATTCTTCAaagtcgaacccagaagcagaccaggacaaggagagtaggaaaaaggtgagtatttatttacaagtgaatgggtagatatatccaggtggtgtagcGAGTAGCGGtgatgagttgatgggagtaaatacgtggatccaatggggaagcggaatcttctgacgaccaggcgggaatggggtaaatgatccgggtgagtaatgttcatggctaacgatccggcagggaatggatgtcaggtccgggcttatgaagaggagagatgatgatcaggaccaggtgtgcagatagctgatgggatacaggtgcggataatcagaaaccccaactggctacattgcccggcaaccagacagggtgcgttccaggacgccggaaaaactctccaggacagaacataggcaaaaaacagactcaggaaacggaATTCGTGACAGATAGTGACTTGGGTGGGTCATCTAGATGATTAatggtttatgttggcctggtatggttcccaatcagagacagctgtttatcgttgtctctgattggggatcatatttagacAGCCATTTCCTAATTTgtgatttgtgggatcttgtctatggatAGTTGCATGTTAGAACTATTATTAGCGGCGCGTTTCGTTTgtcttttattgttttgtttggtgagtttcgatttattaaaatatgtggaactctacgcacgcggCGCCTTGGTCCAATCTTTTCGACGATAAGATCCCACCAACAACGGACCAAGCTGCGTGCCCGGGAGTTAATGGCTTCCTGGTCTGTGGAGGAGATTAGGGAGAGAACACACTGGACTTGGGACGACATAATAGCAGGAGAGAAGAGCCACAGAAAccccaataaaaaaaaatggggAGGGAGGGGCACATGGGGCACATGGGGCAGACAGCGGAGCCGAggagtgaaccagagccagtctgggagaagaaggagaatTTGGAGGGGAGAGAAATGGGAGTGTTGTTGAATTGGTGGAGGATGCACGGATTTGGAATAAAGGAACGTGTTGTCAGTTTggtgccacctgagtcagctccccgtactcgtcctgagaagtgtgttaaagttccagaacaattgatgccggctatacacaccaggtctccagtgctcCTTCACAACCCAGTGAGTCCTGTGCCaactcctcgctctctccctcaagtgcgcttTCCCAGTCAGGTctctcctgttcctgctcctcgcactcgcatTGAgttgcgtgtcatcagcccggtccggtcccacgcatcaggcctccagtgcgcctccacattccagtacgtcctgtgcctcctccccgcactcgccctgaggtgcgtgtcaccaccCCGGTACCActagtgccggcaccacgcatcatgcctccagtgcgtctccagagcttccggcgacagttcccagtccagagcttccggcgacagttcccagtccagagcttccggcgacgtttcacagtccggaacctcctgagacggtccacagtccagaacctcctgAGAAGAttcacggtccggaacctcctgagacggtctgaACTCTTTgctctgaatgccaagtgtcacgtttggaggaaacctggcaccattcctgtggtgaagcatggtggtggaagaaacctgctgtggggatgtttttcagtggcaaggactgggagactagtcaggactgagggaaagatgaatggagcaaagtaaagagagatcaTTGATTAAACcggctccagagcgctcaggacctcagactggggcgatagTTCACCTAACATcaatcaggacaatgaccctaagcacagagccaagacaacgcaagagtggctttgggacaggtCCCTGAATGTCCTTAACTTGCCCTGCCAGAGCTCGGGCTTAAAGCCGATGGAACATCTATGGAgaatcctgaaaatagctgtgcagtgacgctgcCCATTCAAACTGAATGAGCTTGGGAGGATATGCAAGGCAAAATGGGATAAACACCcctaatacaggtgtgccaattaTGTAGTCATaccctgtaatcgctgccaaaagtgcttcaacaaggtactgagtaaagggtctgaatatttatgtacatttcagttttaaatgttttatgaaTTTGCCCAAAAaataaaacctgtttttttttttgttaggtTAGAAGTTAatgttactcttcaataacacagaccacAAAACAAATCAAGGGGagaaaataggtttattcaaagaggaCAAATCATAGATGTTGTGCTGAGAGGTAGATGTTCATTCTCCgctgtcctcagtgattctctccacaaAACAAAGATAGGATGcagttttataacccaaccctaacctttgGTTGACCAATTAAAATTTcttgcaataaaactgggccaATAGCCAAATAACAGGCATCTAGTTTCAGGCTCAACGCCTAGACAAAATCCTTCCATGTCTCTGAACCAATGATCATTCATTCACTATTACAGaaaaacactatttccattgattGTTGATTTCCTCTTGACCGTTAGTCCTCAGCGTTGTGTATTATCTTAAAATATTCTTAcagtcattatggtgtattgtgagtagattgataaggaggaaaaaaaatattcaacattttttaaaataggGCTTTAAGTAAATGTAAGAAAATGTGGGAAAAATCAAGGgctctgaataatttccgaatgcactgtatctgtttTACAGTTTAGAAACAACTTATGTATctactcctgacccctcctgtctcagcctccagtatttatgctgcggtagtttatgtgttgggaggctagggtcagtctgttatatctggagtatttctcctgtcttatctagtgtcctgtgtgaatttaagtatgatctctctaatgctctctttctttctctctctctgaggacctgagccctataaccatgcctcaggactacttggcatgatgactccttgctgtccccagtatacctgccgtgctgctgctccagtttcaactgttctgcctgcggctttggaaccctgacctgttgactggacgtgctacctgtcccagacctgctgttttcaactctctagaaacagcaggagcggtagagatactctcgatgatcggctatgaaaaggcaactgatatttactcctgaggtgctaacTTGTTGCACCCTGGACAACtacagtgattattattatttgaccatgctggtcatttatgaacatttgaacatattggccatgttctgttataatctccacccggcacagccagaagaggactggccacccctcatagcctggttcgtctctaggtttcttcctatgttttggcatttctagggagttgttcctagccaccgtgcttctacacctgcattgcttgctgtttggggttttaggttgggtttctgtacaggacTTTGtggcatcagctgatgtaagaagggctttatgaataaatacatttgatttgaacaaacaagacgaactggcacagacagacaggaaacacaggtataaatacacagaggataatgaggaaaaagggagacacctggaggggggtggacacaatcacaaagacatgtgaaacagatcagggacacaaacaggcaaaatgtcagtatggagacaaagtggagtcgcagtTCAGCGGCTCAGACAAGTGATGTATTAATAATTCAGTTCAGATCGACATTTTTATGGTCTATGGGATGCCACTATTTTGATTGCATTTGCTGTTAGCATGTACACCATAAACTTATGCTATCTCATCAACTTCCCTACTGTCAACTTTCCTACACACTGACCAGCTGACATGTGATGGGCCATCATGTGTCCTGAGCTTGTGGCTTATGGTCCAAAATGAGCTCTGACATCGCCCAAAACATTTAGTCTTACACAGTTTCCAATGTAAAATAGCCTTTGAGAGACCAAAACATCACCCATGCTATATTTTCCCCATTAAAATACTCAGTTGAGTAAATGTACCTTTTCTATCATCTCGGACTATCAATAAGGCTGAAGGACAGGCTAGGTGGGCACAGGAACATCCAATCCTGTCATACATTACATCATGTTTTCACAAATGATTTGTTTATCTAAccgtttgttagtgtgtgtgtgtgtatgtgcacagaGAGGCTCCTGGGAGGGGAGTGTCAGTAGCTCAGGGATAAATAGAGAGGCAGAGCTCAGAGTTAGTCAAAAGGCGGACCTGACAAGGTCACACACAGAACCAAGCAGGAGCAGCAGGACCTCAGCATTTGTTACAAATGGAGAAAAATGAAGATGTTCAATATTGTTTTCAAGACGGAAACTCTTCATGCAGAAAGGCTTTTCTATCGACATCTATCTACATAACACTGTACATCTTCTTCTCATTGATTTCAGCAGTTACAGTATTTTTGAACATACTGGTGATCGTCTCCATCTCTCACTTCAAGCAGCTCCACACTCCAACCAACctgctcatcctctctctggctgtATCAGATCTCCTGGTGGGACTGATTGTGATACCAGTAGTGACTGTAGCATTAATGGAATCATGCTGGGGTTTTGGagaatatttctgtgtgtttcataTCTACATTACTTTTTTATGTACTTCTTTATCTCTGGGCAATTTGGTCTTGATATCTATTGACCGCTATGTTGCTGTGTGTGATCCCTTATTGTACCACtctaaaataacaacaacaagaatGATGTGTTGTATATCCATTACCTGGTGTTGTTGTATCATATACCGTGCTGCTATTGTAAAAAACTTTGTCAATGTACAGACACCCAGTAGGTGTTTGAAAGAATGTTTTATTGTTGAAGGGTCAATCTGGGGTAATATCATCGACCTTGTAATTACAATGGTTGTCCCGTGCTCTATTATTATGACACTTTATATGAAAATCTTTGTGGTGGCCACATCACAGGCCAGAAATGTATTTTCAAAAGAGGCTCCCAGTGTGTCTGGTGTTAAAACTGTACGGGCAAATAAGTCTGAGAGAAAAGCAACAAAAACTCTATCTATTGTTGTTTTCAACTATTTCAATTGTTGGATTCCCTTtctatttgttttcttttttacTTTTGTAATTGACAATTTATTATCAATTATCATCGGCTTT
Coding sequences within:
- the LOC139380470 gene encoding trace amine-associated receptor 13c-like yields the protein MEKNEDVQYCFQDGNSSCRKAFLSTSIYITLYIFFSLISAVTVFLNILVIVSISHFKQLHTPTNLLILSLAVSDLLVGLIVIPVVTVALMESCWGFGEYFCVFHIYITFLCTSLSLGNLVLISIDRYVAVCDPLLYHSKITTTRMMCCISITWCCCIIYRAAIVKNFVNVQTPSRCLKECFIVEGSIWGNIIDLVITMVVPCSIIMTLYMKIFVVATSQARNVFSKEAPSVSGVKTVRANKSERKATKTLSIVVFNYFNCWIPFLFVFFFTFVIDNLLSIIIGFLPLVNSLINPLIYAFFYPWFKVTAKHILTLKLRRS